The Cupriavidus nantongensis genome has a segment encoding these proteins:
- a CDS encoding CaiB/BaiF CoA transferase family protein, with translation MRPLDGLTIIDLTSVVAGPFATQLLAQQGARVIKVEPPEGDRARMLGVIAAPQFSSAHAFLHSGKESVGLDLGKDGGVAMLMQLAGSADVLIHNFRPGVMDRLGLGVAVLHARNPGLVIARISGFGQDGPCRGERAYDPILQAESGMAMRDDNGVPHLLPQYICDKIAGLYAAQAVSAALFERAHSGHGSVVDLSMLEAAVAFGWVDVHARETFRMAPPPSMLATVYRPWATRDGWVVIVMLSQAEFEGWAQALAVPALLDDPRFCDMPSRFRHWDALRELGGKALAALTTDEAVARLRAAGVPCGIARTSPQLGSHEQLAADQFLATHHHASTGPTTLPLPVARFNHTRQQPPGPAPALGEHTRAVLAHFGFTPPQIDAALANGTAHIAQR, from the coding sequence ATGCGCCCGCTGGACGGTCTGACCATCATCGATCTTACAAGCGTTGTCGCCGGGCCTTTCGCGACCCAGCTGCTGGCCCAGCAAGGAGCGCGCGTGATCAAGGTCGAACCGCCCGAAGGCGACCGCGCGCGCATGCTCGGCGTCATCGCGGCGCCGCAGTTCAGTTCCGCACATGCGTTCCTGCACAGCGGCAAGGAGTCGGTGGGGCTGGACCTGGGCAAGGACGGCGGCGTCGCGATGCTCATGCAGCTGGCCGGCAGCGCCGACGTGCTGATCCATAACTTCCGTCCGGGCGTGATGGACCGGCTCGGGTTGGGCGTGGCGGTGCTGCACGCGCGCAATCCGGGCCTGGTGATTGCCCGCATCAGCGGCTTCGGCCAGGACGGGCCGTGCCGCGGCGAGCGCGCGTACGACCCCATCCTGCAGGCCGAGTCCGGCATGGCGATGCGCGACGACAACGGCGTGCCGCACCTGCTGCCGCAGTACATCTGCGACAAGATCGCCGGCCTGTATGCCGCGCAGGCGGTAAGCGCCGCGCTGTTCGAGCGCGCCCACAGCGGGCACGGCAGCGTGGTCGACTTGTCCATGCTCGAGGCCGCCGTCGCCTTTGGCTGGGTCGACGTGCATGCGCGCGAGACCTTCCGGATGGCGCCGCCGCCGTCGATGCTCGCCACGGTCTACCGCCCCTGGGCCACCCGCGACGGCTGGGTGGTGATCGTGATGCTGTCGCAGGCGGAGTTCGAAGGCTGGGCCCAGGCGCTCGCGGTGCCGGCCTTGCTCGACGACCCGCGCTTCTGCGACATGCCCTCGCGCTTTCGGCACTGGGACGCGCTGCGCGAACTCGGCGGCAAGGCGCTGGCCGCGCTCACCACGGACGAGGCCGTGGCAAGGCTGCGCGCGGCCGGCGTGCCTTGCGGCATCGCCCGGACCTCGCCGCAGTTGGGCAGCCATGAACAGCTTGCCGCCGACCAGTTCCTGGCCACGCACCACCACGCCAGCACCGGGCCTACCACGCTGCCACTGCCGGTTGCCCGCTTCAACCACACCCGGCAGCAGCCACCCGGCCCGGCACCGGCGCTTGGCGAGCATACCCGTGCCGTACTGGCGCATTTCGGCTTCACCCCACCACAGATCGATGCCGCGCTGGCCAACGGCACGGCACACATCGCGCAGAGGTAG
- a CDS encoding twin-arginine translocation signal domain-containing protein, which yields MRLTRRSALSRSGAGAACMGLPVC from the coding sequence GTGAGGTTGACGCGGCGGTCGGCGCTGTCGCGGTCTGGAGCAGGGGCTGCGTGCATGGGTCTTCCTGTGTGCTGA